One region of Chloroflexota bacterium genomic DNA includes:
- a CDS encoding creatininase family protein, translating into MKQREVRWELMFRDELEAAVAAFPVVYMPYGLCEPHGPQNVVGCDALRPEGHMRQAAEQYGGIVMPTTYWHNHEAGTSANWGDRTIGNNRTWLTSIPPWMFFKNMSYHIRAVDAHGFHGAIIFSGHAGPHSPDIPVFLEIMQRHVATRLHCHMPIGMGTEESRFEDDAGMGGHAGRGETSLLWAVTPGGVDLTRIPPAGTPGPHFAMGDDATASDRRAGERMSADIVASLGAAANELVAEYDRVQPTRKTLTFADIEDIWEDDVRPALKDFNSMQQSPEPVPEDSFWHANQHIPDRG; encoded by the coding sequence ATGAAACAGCGAGAAGTGCGTTGGGAATTGATGTTCCGGGATGAGTTGGAAGCGGCGGTGGCGGCGTTTCCGGTGGTGTACATGCCGTATGGGTTGTGCGAGCCGCACGGGCCGCAGAACGTGGTGGGGTGTGATGCGTTGCGGCCCGAAGGCCATATGCGCCAGGCGGCGGAACAATACGGCGGGATCGTGATGCCGACCACGTATTGGCACAATCACGAGGCGGGGACGTCCGCCAACTGGGGGGACCGCACCATCGGCAATAACCGCACGTGGCTCACGTCCATCCCGCCGTGGATGTTCTTCAAGAACATGAGCTACCACATCCGTGCCGTGGACGCCCATGGCTTTCATGGCGCCATCATCTTCTCCGGTCACGCCGGCCCCCATAGCCCGGACATTCCGGTGTTCTTGGAGATCATGCAGCGGCACGTGGCGACCCGGCTGCACTGCCATATGCCGATTGGCATGGGCACGGAAGAGTCGCGCTTCGAGGACGATGCGGGCATGGGCGGTCACGCCGGCCGCGGCGAGACATCGCTGCTGTGGGCGGTGACGCCGGGCGGCGTGGACCTCACCCGCATTCCGCCGGCCGGTACCCCGGGGCCGCACTTTGCCATGGGCGATGACGCCACTGCATCCGACCGCCGCGCCGGCGAACGCATGAGTGCCGACATCGTGGCAAGCCTCGGCGCAGCCGCTAACGAACTTGTGGCGGAGTACGACCGTGTGCAGCCGACGCGCAAGACTCTGACGTTTGCCGACATTGAGGACATCTGGGAAGACGACGTGCGCCCGGCGCTCAAGGACTTCAACTCGATGCAGCAGTCCCCGGAGCCGGTGCCTGAAGATTCCTTCTGGCATGCCAACCAGCACATCCCCGACCGGGGCTGA
- a CDS encoding SAM-dependent methyltransferase, with the protein MERTHSSNSSTVSAEPQTEDFRAKIRGAVNREDTFLQLTASGKARGGVPPWQKVTVRPVAVKGERCLQFTYFDGRKALTKNCASAASDAELTEVLAAPFSQFHVQATTGDLHVRLTKKGKALISQGKPSRQQTQPDLAHNRTKQHPLPVGKPDTFLWTTGVTDRAGNVRPAMRGKFRQVNAFLELFSHVLPAADESGRPLTIIDCGCGSAYLTFAAYHYSAHIQERPAQVVGVDSDAEIIGKCRRLQESLQWDGLSFHEAAIADFEPATPPDVILSLHACDTATDEAIAQGIRWQGSVILAAPCCQHELHDRVQHPLFQPVLRHGILKQRTADILTDAFRALVLRIMGYRTDVVEFVSPEHTSRNLLIRAVKTQAPGDSAAIQEYMQLKQFWNVTPYLEELLGDVLAPYLAAA; encoded by the coding sequence GTGAACCGGGAAGACACCTTCCTGCAATTGACCGCAAGCGGCAAGGCGCGCGGCGGCGTGCCGCCGTGGCAAAAGGTAACGGTGCGTCCGGTCGCCGTCAAAGGCGAACGCTGTTTGCAGTTCACCTACTTCGACGGCAGGAAGGCGTTGACCAAGAACTGCGCCAGCGCCGCCAGCGATGCCGAGCTAACTGAGGTCCTCGCTGCGCCTTTCAGTCAATTTCACGTGCAAGCCACGACCGGCGATCTCCACGTGCGTCTCACCAAGAAAGGCAAGGCGCTTATCTCACAAGGCAAGCCATCACGCCAACAGACCCAGCCCGATCTGGCCCATAACCGCACAAAGCAGCATCCGTTGCCTGTAGGGAAGCCGGATACGTTCTTATGGACAACCGGCGTAACCGACCGCGCGGGCAACGTTCGTCCCGCGATGCGCGGCAAGTTTCGGCAAGTCAATGCATTCCTGGAACTCTTCAGTCATGTTCTGCCGGCGGCGGACGAGTCCGGACGGCCCCTCACCATCATCGACTGTGGTTGCGGCAGCGCCTACCTCACTTTTGCCGCGTACCACTACTCTGCCCACATCCAAGAACGCCCTGCGCAGGTTGTTGGAGTAGATTCTGATGCGGAAATCATTGGCAAGTGTCGACGGCTTCAGGAGTCGCTGCAGTGGGACGGACTGTCTTTTCACGAAGCCGCGATTGCGGACTTTGAACCGGCAACGCCGCCGGACGTCATTCTGAGTCTCCATGCCTGCGACACCGCCACTGACGAGGCCATTGCGCAAGGCATTCGCTGGCAGGGCAGCGTGATTTTGGCGGCGCCTTGCTGCCAGCACGAACTGCACGACCGGGTCCAGCATCCGCTCTTTCAACCTGTCTTGCGGCACGGCATCCTCAAACAACGCACCGCGGACATTCTTACCGATGCTTTCCGCGCGCTTGTGCTGCGGATAATGGGCTACCGCACGGACGTTGTGGAATTCGTTTCTCCGGAGCACACGTCGAGAAACCTGCTGATCCGCGCTGTGAAGACGCAGGCGCCTGGCGATAGCGCCGCCATTCAAGAATATATGCAATTGAAGCAGTTCTGGAATGTGACGCCCTATCTGGAAGAGCTGCTCGGCGACGTGCTGGCACCGTATCTTGCCGCCGCGTAG
- a CDS encoding HAD family hydrolase: protein MKDLPKALLLDLDDTIIDSYSDPDLAWLQLCREFAASLGDVTAEELQPAVLQARDWYWSDMERARLGRLHMLQARRDILLRALDAFNVPDSPLITRMVERYNQIRDEAMRPFPGAFTTLLRLHMTDISLGLLTNGNTEMQRAKIERFFLAGYFDHIQIEGELGIGKPDERAFRHALGALGAEPADAWMVGDNLEFDIRGAQQVGIYAVWVDTQGRGLPDGTTVRPDMTIGSVSDLV, encoded by the coding sequence ATGAAGGATCTGCCCAAAGCACTTCTTCTCGATCTCGACGACACGATCATTGATTCTTACAGCGATCCCGATTTGGCGTGGCTCCAGCTCTGCCGCGAGTTTGCCGCCAGTCTGGGAGACGTGACTGCAGAGGAACTCCAGCCTGCCGTCCTGCAGGCCCGGGACTGGTATTGGAGCGACATGGAGCGTGCGCGCCTGGGTCGTCTTCACATGTTGCAGGCCAGGCGAGACATCTTGCTGAGGGCCTTGGACGCATTCAATGTTCCCGATTCGCCGCTCATCACCCGCATGGTTGAGCGGTACAATCAAATCAGGGATGAGGCGATGCGACCGTTTCCAGGAGCCTTCACTACGCTGCTGCGGCTCCATATGACAGACATTAGCTTGGGTCTGCTAACAAACGGCAATACCGAGATGCAGCGAGCCAAGATTGAGCGGTTCTTCCTGGCGGGCTACTTCGACCACATCCAAATTGAGGGGGAATTAGGGATCGGCAAGCCGGACGAGCGAGCATTTCGCCATGCCCTTGGCGCCCTTGGCGCGGAGCCTGCCGATGCTTGGATGGTTGGGGACAACCTGGAGTTCGATATTCGCGGCGCGCAGCAGGTGGGCATCTATGCCGTGTGGGTGGACACACAAGGTAGAGGGCTGCCGGACGGGACCACAGTTCGTCCGGATATGACCATTGGGTCGGTGTCAGACCTTGTATAG
- a CDS encoding Gfo/Idh/MocA family oxidoreductase, with product MKKLRIAVIGAGSGPGARARGWIETVAKLTDHFDLCAICDINPAVAEEISAKHGVKQSFTNVAATLDEAKPDLALILVPTDGQSAVAVEAAKRGINIITEIPYGITLEVGDAIRDVCQEHGVVWEIAEQVWLWPQEQLKAKIVESGYIGQVSMSRLWYASGSYHGFNAVRMILRDSARRVLAYVTESETDQYLTYGGEQATTVVWEAMWIEYMRGTMCLYERAPRPFSKHSRPNLWEVEGSSGHISGRDVVLLAGEPDQPQTIREQYLRAGGEQVLDYVHLDGTPDLRWENPYKAYRVGDLDDVAKSEILTSTHRSITEGTPVQYGPEGARADLELSFVMAESQRLGNTWVDVPLPGPTELSKRIERIFVETYGHDPIAGSRELLDVPISRLGVWWPAAQWL from the coding sequence ATGAAAAAGCTACGTATCGCCGTGATTGGCGCGGGGTCGGGGCCGGGTGCGCGGGCGCGGGGGTGGATCGAGACCGTGGCGAAACTCACCGATCACTTTGACCTGTGCGCCATTTGTGACATCAACCCGGCGGTCGCGGAGGAAATCTCGGCAAAGCATGGCGTGAAGCAGTCCTTCACCAACGTCGCCGCTACGCTGGATGAGGCCAAGCCCGATCTGGCGCTCATTTTGGTGCCCACCGACGGTCAGTCGGCGGTCGCCGTGGAAGCCGCCAAGCGCGGCATCAACATCATTACCGAAATTCCTTACGGCATCACCCTGGAAGTCGGCGACGCCATTCGCGACGTGTGCCAGGAGCACGGCGTGGTCTGGGAGATTGCCGAGCAGGTCTGGCTCTGGCCGCAGGAGCAGCTCAAGGCCAAGATCGTCGAGTCCGGCTACATCGGCCAGGTCTCCATGTCACGTCTCTGGTACGCCAGCGGCAGTTACCACGGCTTCAATGCCGTGCGCATGATCCTGCGCGATTCTGCGCGGCGCGTACTGGCCTACGTTACAGAATCGGAGACCGATCAGTACCTCACCTACGGCGGCGAGCAGGCGACGACGGTGGTCTGGGAGGCCATGTGGATCGAGTATATGCGCGGCACGATGTGCCTCTACGAGCGCGCGCCGCGGCCGTTTTCCAAGCACTCCCGGCCCAATCTCTGGGAAGTTGAAGGCTCTAGCGGCCACATTTCTGGCCGCGACGTGGTGCTGCTCGCCGGCGAACCCGATCAGCCGCAGACCATTCGCGAGCAGTATCTACGTGCTGGCGGCGAGCAAGTGCTGGACTATGTGCATCTGGACGGCACCCCCGACCTGCGCTGGGAGAATCCTTACAAGGCCTACCGCGTCGGCGATTTGGACGACGTGGCAAAGTCGGAAATTCTTACGAGCACACACCGATCGATTACGGAAGGCACGCCGGTGCAATACGGTCCGGAGGGTGCCCGCGCCGACCTGGAACTCTCCTTTGTGATGGCGGAAAGCCAGCGCCTGGGCAATACCTGGGTGGACGTGCCACTGCCGGGACCCACGGAACTCTCGAAACGCATCGAGCGCATATTTGTGGAGACGTACGGCCACGATCCCATCGCCGGCAGCCGAGAACTGCTGGATGTGCCGATCAGCCGCTTAGGGGTCTGGTGGCCGGCGGCGCAGTGGCTTTAG
- a CDS encoding DUF433 domain-containing protein, with protein sequence MNPEADMESKDWRTLPAYSVSEAAKLAGTTAPTVRRWIWGNEIAPVFGRQSASAGQPATISFLMLAEILVAVRFRRRNIKLETVRQAHTFACDFLKVLHPFAFSEFDTLGGHIMHEFSLQTGEPALYRALDTEGMQAALPMPVLERFLQLDFIEERGLAARWFPLGRDVPVVVDPRFAAGRPSIAGSGIRAETILTRFFEGHESISAIADDFELDDKVIELIIQHEKALAA encoded by the coding sequence GTGAATCCTGAAGCGGACATGGAATCCAAAGATTGGCGAACCTTACCAGCCTACTCTGTCAGTGAGGCTGCGAAACTGGCGGGTACGACAGCGCCTACCGTGAGACGTTGGATTTGGGGCAACGAAATTGCGCCCGTGTTCGGTAGGCAGTCTGCTTCTGCGGGTCAACCGGCGACAATCTCCTTTCTCATGCTGGCGGAAATCCTCGTGGCCGTTAGGTTCCGGCGCAGAAACATAAAGTTGGAGACAGTGCGCCAGGCGCACACCTTTGCCTGCGATTTTCTCAAAGTGTTACATCCATTCGCCTTCAGCGAATTCGACACCCTTGGCGGCCATATAATGCATGAGTTCTCGCTGCAGACCGGTGAGCCGGCACTGTACCGCGCTCTGGATACAGAAGGCATGCAGGCAGCTTTGCCCATGCCCGTCTTGGAGCGGTTTCTGCAGTTGGACTTCATCGAAGAGCGTGGACTTGCCGCGCGCTGGTTCCCGCTCGGCCGCGACGTGCCCGTCGTCGTGGACCCTCGCTTTGCTGCCGGCCGACCTTCTATCGCGGGCAGTGGAATCCGGGCAGAGACCATTCTAACGCGATTCTTCGAGGGTCATGAGAGCATCAGTGCAATCGCCGATGACTTCGAGCTAGACGACAAGGTGATCGAACTGATCATCCAACACGAGAAGGCCCTTGCGGCGTGA
- a CDS encoding C45 family autoproteolytic acyltransferase/hydrolase codes for MRKVVLSGTPYEMGRQHGESFADLVAAAIEMVVPEGRFDADHSTRVLAQVERNMEKVFPEALEELHGIADGANVSFTDLLAYNSCQELSRMQQACTNFVLVTPEHGVVHYKSNDVSLEALKFHVYLEGHPESGNDFIGVTWAGTVWMNAGINESGLTYGGGSLQNTDSDWDRGLPANVVLRYFLQYPDDVDGALALVERTPIMCHGHNMVFTDPGGNGAVVERTPTAMGVRRLDDHAIWASNHCLVDNVIPMLRTDNESFMANSRGRYDLLEKLTAEQPHTLDQVIAIARAHADPTSMCQHGPVMHSVIGYVMIPAERRMLIARGYPCQNEFVEYTFAAATASASSGA; via the coding sequence ATGCGTAAGGTAGTTCTGAGCGGTACACCGTACGAGATGGGTCGCCAGCACGGCGAGTCCTTTGCGGATCTGGTGGCGGCCGCCATTGAGATGGTGGTCCCTGAGGGGAGGTTTGACGCCGATCACTCAACACGGGTGCTCGCGCAGGTTGAGCGCAACATGGAGAAGGTTTTCCCGGAAGCGCTTGAGGAACTTCACGGCATTGCCGACGGCGCGAACGTATCCTTTACAGACTTACTTGCTTACAACTCATGCCAGGAATTAAGCCGCATGCAGCAAGCGTGCACAAACTTTGTGCTGGTTACGCCCGAACACGGCGTCGTACACTATAAGTCCAATGACGTGAGCCTTGAAGCCCTGAAGTTTCACGTCTACTTGGAAGGCCATCCTGAATCCGGCAATGACTTCATTGGCGTTACCTGGGCCGGCACCGTGTGGATGAACGCCGGCATCAATGAGTCAGGACTTACGTACGGCGGCGGTAGTCTGCAGAATACCGATAGTGACTGGGACCGCGGGCTGCCCGCAAACGTCGTTTTGCGTTACTTTCTGCAGTATCCCGATGACGTGGACGGCGCTCTTGCTTTGGTCGAACGCACGCCTATCATGTGCCACGGCCACAACATGGTCTTCACCGATCCCGGGGGCAACGGCGCGGTGGTAGAACGTACTCCCACGGCCATGGGCGTGCGCCGCCTCGACGACCACGCCATCTGGGCCTCCAACCACTGCTTGGTCGACAACGTAATACCCATGCTCCGCACGGACAATGAGTCTTTCATGGCCAACAGCCGCGGCCGCTACGACCTCTTGGAGAAACTCACCGCCGAGCAGCCGCACACCCTGGATCAGGTGATTGCGATCGCACGCGCGCACGCCGATCCGACGTCCATGTGCCAGCATGGGCCGGTCATGCATAGCGTCATCGGCTACGTGATGATCCCCGCCGAGCGCCGTATGCTCATCGCACGGGGGTATCCCTGCCAGAACGAGTTTGTAGAGTACACCTTCGCGGCGGCGACAGCCTCCGCTTCAAGTGGTGCTTAG